A window of the Streptomyces formicae genome harbors these coding sequences:
- a CDS encoding acyl-CoA dehydrogenase family protein: MDFTFTEEQQAAVEAARAVFSGVAPDGVLSPALTPGAVAEEFDRPLWARLADADLLSLVLAPEHDGAGLDVIALCLVLRESAKVLARVPLLETSAVAMTVERFGSAALGARILPRVGRGDLVLTVGANGRTGHDPAELAVTARREDGAWVLDGVQTAVPWAQCADLIAVPAHTADGRAVLGLVPRDHEGLALAEQVSTNGELFAEARLDSVRIDGESLIDAEGAWEWLRGLLTTGTCALALGLGERVLSMTSEYTGKREQFGFPVATFQAVAVQAADRYIDLRAMEATLWQAAWRIATGAGGALPPAGDIAVAKIWASEGVRRVVQTAQHLHGGFGADTDYPLHRYHAWAKQLELSLGPAAAHEEILGDLLAAHPLG, translated from the coding sequence GTGGACTTCACCTTCACCGAGGAGCAGCAGGCGGCCGTCGAGGCGGCGAGGGCGGTCTTCTCGGGCGTCGCGCCCGATGGAGTGCTGAGCCCCGCGCTCACCCCGGGCGCGGTGGCCGAGGAGTTCGACCGGCCGCTGTGGGCAAGGCTCGCGGACGCCGATCTGCTGAGCCTCGTGCTCGCCCCGGAGCACGACGGAGCGGGCCTCGACGTCATCGCGCTCTGCCTGGTGCTGCGCGAGTCGGCGAAGGTGCTGGCCCGGGTGCCGCTGCTGGAGACCAGTGCCGTCGCGATGACCGTTGAGCGGTTCGGCAGCGCGGCACTGGGGGCCCGCATCCTTCCCCGGGTCGGCCGCGGGGACCTGGTCCTGACCGTCGGCGCCAACGGGCGCACCGGCCACGACCCGGCGGAGCTCGCTGTCACGGCACGCCGCGAGGACGGGGCATGGGTGCTCGACGGGGTGCAGACTGCCGTGCCCTGGGCGCAGTGCGCCGACCTGATCGCCGTCCCCGCACACACGGCTGACGGACGCGCCGTACTGGGGTTGGTGCCGCGCGACCACGAGGGCCTGGCGCTCGCAGAGCAGGTCTCCACGAACGGCGAGCTCTTCGCCGAGGCCCGACTGGATTCCGTACGGATCGACGGCGAGAGCCTCATCGATGCCGAGGGAGCCTGGGAATGGCTGCGCGGCCTGCTCACCACCGGCACCTGCGCCCTGGCGCTCGGGCTCGGCGAGCGCGTGCTGTCGATGACGAGTGAATACACCGGCAAGCGCGAGCAGTTCGGCTTCCCCGTCGCGACATTCCAGGCCGTGGCCGTGCAGGCGGCCGACCGCTATATCGATCTGCGCGCGATGGAGGCGACGCTCTGGCAGGCCGCCTGGCGGATCGCCACCGGCGCGGGCGGGGCGCTGCCGCCGGCCGGGGACATCGCGGTGGCGAAGATCTGGGCCTCCGAGGGCGTACGCCGAGTCGTACAGACCGCACAGCATCTGCACGGCGGTTTCGGCGCCGACACCGACTACCCGCTCCATCGCTACCACGCGTGGGCCAAGCAGCTCGAGCTCTCGCTCGGTCCGGCCGCGGCCCATGAGGAGATCCTGGGCGATCTGCTCGCCGCCCACCCCCTCGGCTGA
- a CDS encoding rhodanese-like domain-containing protein — protein sequence MNFAPLPSVDAASVPADGLVLDVREDDEWAAGHVEGALHIPMSDFVARFGEVTEAVAEGGRAHVMCRVGGRSAQVTQYLVQQGIDAVNIDGGMQAWDAAGRPMVTEDGSPAHVL from the coding sequence ATGAATTTCGCTCCGCTGCCCTCGGTGGACGCTGCATCCGTCCCGGCCGACGGTCTGGTGCTCGATGTCCGGGAGGACGACGAGTGGGCGGCCGGTCATGTCGAGGGTGCGCTGCACATTCCGATGAGCGACTTCGTGGCCCGCTTCGGTGAGGTCACCGAAGCGGTGGCCGAGGGCGGCCGCGCCCATGTGATGTGCCGGGTCGGCGGCCGCTCCGCCCAGGTCACCCAGTACCTGGTGCAGCAGGGCATCGACGCCGTCAACATCGACGGCGGGATGCAGGCGTGGGACGCCGCAGGACGCCCGATGGTCACCGAGGACGGCAGCCCGGCACACGTGCTCTAG
- a CDS encoding DUF2252 domain-containing protein, with translation MGEIEAVVPVQRSASGGVRVPEIAGFAAREAGGASASPKVTGKALRARVPRSSHDTLIIGAGRPDAVQAVEESSRDRVPELAPIRVGRMAATPFAFLRGSAGLMAHDLVTTPVTGVMAQICGDAHAANFGLYGDVRGRLVIDLNDFDETAAGPWEWDLKRLAASIVLAGREAGADEDTCRKAAFDVAGAYRRTMRLLARLPVLDAWNAIADEELVSHTDARDLLGTLERVSEKARSNTSARFAAKSTEAGPDGGRRFVDAPPVLRRVADEEAAAVASSLGEYLETLSEDRLPLLARYAIHDVAFRVVGTGSVGTRSYVVLLIDHRGEPLVLQAKEARPSALLPHLQAAGFETPEPVHEGRRVVLGQKRMQVVSDILLGWTTVEGRPFQVRQFRNRKGSVDPAALAADQIDDYARMTGALLARAHAHSVDPRLVAGYCGKNEELDEAVAGFAVLYADRTEADHAELVAAVRSGRIAAELGV, from the coding sequence ATGGGTGAGATCGAAGCGGTTGTGCCGGTGCAGCGGTCGGCTTCCGGGGGCGTGCGGGTTCCGGAGATCGCGGGGTTCGCGGCGCGGGAGGCAGGAGGCGCTTCGGCCTCGCCGAAGGTGACCGGAAAGGCACTGCGGGCCCGGGTGCCGCGCTCGTCGCACGACACACTCATCATCGGAGCGGGGCGGCCCGACGCGGTGCAGGCTGTCGAGGAGTCCAGCCGGGACCGGGTGCCGGAGCTCGCTCCGATCCGGGTGGGACGGATGGCCGCGACTCCTTTCGCGTTTCTGCGCGGCTCGGCCGGGCTGATGGCGCATGACCTGGTCACGACCCCCGTCACCGGCGTCATGGCACAGATCTGCGGCGACGCCCACGCGGCGAACTTCGGGTTGTACGGGGACGTGCGCGGGCGTCTCGTCATCGATCTCAACGACTTCGACGAGACGGCTGCCGGACCGTGGGAGTGGGACCTCAAGCGCCTCGCGGCCTCGATCGTGCTCGCCGGCCGCGAGGCGGGCGCCGATGAGGACACCTGCCGCAAGGCCGCCTTCGATGTGGCCGGGGCCTACCGGCGGACCATGCGGCTGCTCGCCAGGCTCCCGGTGCTCGACGCGTGGAACGCGATCGCGGACGAGGAGCTCGTCTCGCACACGGACGCGCGGGACCTGCTGGGCACGCTGGAGCGGGTCTCGGAGAAGGCCCGGAGCAACACGAGTGCCCGGTTCGCCGCCAAGTCGACGGAGGCGGGGCCGGACGGAGGCCGCCGCTTCGTGGACGCACCGCCCGTGCTGCGCCGGGTGGCCGACGAGGAGGCTGCGGCCGTCGCCTCCTCGCTCGGGGAGTACCTCGAGACCCTTTCCGAGGACCGGCTGCCGCTGCTCGCGCGGTATGCCATCCACGATGTCGCCTTCCGCGTCGTGGGCACCGGAAGCGTGGGGACGCGGTCGTATGTGGTGCTGCTGATCGACCACCGTGGCGAGCCGCTCGTGCTCCAGGCCAAGGAGGCACGGCCGTCGGCGCTGCTGCCGCATCTCCAGGCGGCGGGCTTCGAGACGCCCGAGCCGGTGCACGAGGGGCGTCGGGTCGTGCTGGGGCAGAAGCGGATGCAGGTCGTCAGCGACATCCTGCTGGGCTGGACGACGGTGGAGGGCAGGCCCTTCCAGGTGCGGCAGTTCAGGAACCGCAAGGGCAGCGTGGACCCGGCCGCCCTCGCAGCCGACCAGATAGACGACTACGCCCGGATGACGGGCGCACTGCTCGCCAGGGCCCATGCGCACAGCGTTGACCCGCGGCTGGTCGCGGGGTACTGCGGAAAGAACGAGGAGCTGGACGAAGCAGTGGCCGGCTTCGCCGTCCTCTACGCGGACCGGACCGAGGCGGACCACGCCGAGCTGGTGGCAGCGGTGCGAAGCGGCCGGATAGCCGCCGAGCTGGGGGTGTGA
- a CDS encoding winged helix-turn-helix transcriptional regulator produces MADHGEHDCKKVDGAITRVFGLLGKRWTGPIVSVLTQRPVHFAELRRAIPGISERMLSDRLTELGAAGLVVREVDEGPPLRVAYRLTEAGTALEPALKELGRWAEAHLPGGAGGMRGEGGPC; encoded by the coding sequence ATGGCGGACCACGGCGAGCACGACTGCAAGAAGGTCGACGGGGCGATCACGCGTGTCTTCGGACTGCTCGGCAAGCGTTGGACCGGCCCGATCGTGTCGGTGCTGACGCAGCGACCGGTGCACTTCGCCGAGCTGCGCAGGGCGATTCCCGGCATCAGTGAGCGCATGCTGTCCGACCGGCTCACCGAGCTGGGGGCGGCCGGACTGGTCGTGCGCGAGGTCGACGAAGGGCCGCCGCTGCGTGTCGCGTACCGGCTGACGGAAGCCGGCACGGCACTGGAGCCCGCGCTCAAGGAGCTCGGACGCTGGGCGGAGGCGCATCTGCCGGGCGGTGCGGGCGGCATGCGGGGAGAGGGCGGGCCCTGCTGA